TGCCATTGAAAATACTTTGAGCAGGGATGCAATTACTCCGATAACAATGGATGATGATCTGTATGAAACAAATTCTCTTGCTACAACAAGTATTACAGTTGCAATAGCAGCCATAATAATCCCACGGAACGGGAGCCGTGCCGCATAGAGCAATGAGCTTACAAAGATTTCCGTTATACCCCAAAGGGTTCCAAAAATAGCCGTATAGACTATTTCTTCTCTTAGAATTTTCTGATCCATAGATTTCCTTTAAATTAAAAAACCCGCGGAAAGGCGGGTCAACATTTTCATGCAATGTTAATTAATCCTTTCCAATTCTTTCCGTTAGCCGGAATTCGGGAGGCCAAACCGTTTCCAGTAAGACCCATAGGCTTTTTTCCCCTGAGCAACGCTTTTAGAGATAAAGCTCGGACATTATTTTATAAAGCAATACTACTCTTCTTTCAATCCTCTTTTAAAACTTCTGATACCGTCGGCAAAGCCTTTTGCCAGTTCCGGAATTTTTCTTCCTCCGAAAAAGAGAATCATTATAAACAGAATTATTAGTATTTCGGTTAAACCGATAGCTCCAAACATATCAACTCACATTTTTAATTTTTTTCTGTTTCCAAAGGAAAACGAAAGCGAACCTTTCCCGGTTTTCTCACACGTCTTTATACACAATCCGCAGTTAGTACAATAAGGATAGATATTTCCATCTTTTGGCTTCAGGTTATAAGGACAGCTGTTTTGGCATGGATCGATATTGCCGCCGCAATCGCATTTAAGCTTATCATGAACAATCCGCAATGTGTATTTTGTTCTGAACAAAGCTAAGGTTGCGCCAACCGGACAAATATATTTGCACCAGATTCTTTTTCTGCTGATTACTTCGGACGTAAGAATTATAAAAACCAAAACAAGCTCCAATCCAAGTCCGGAGCCGATAATTCCCTCGGCAATCTGGCTCGAAATAATTCCGGGTGCCGATAGAAAAGTAAACAAGGGTAATCCTATCAATAGCGCTGTTGAAGTAAGTAAAATGTAGATTGCCCAGTAAATCGAAGGGCGTGGATTTATCCCCTCATCGGATTTATTCTTCTTTACCAAAAATCGTTTTAATATACTATTGTAAAGTTTATCAAAAAACTCAAGGATCGAATTGTAAGGACAAGCCCAGCTACAGAACACGCGTCCGAATACAGCGGCTATCACAACCGGGATTATTGCGCTGATTAAAAGAGGCACATAAAAAGATTGGGACAGTAAAATATTTTGAAGCAGCATGGAGGGGTCGGAAATCTCCAAACCGAGGATAGTTATGGAATAGAGGTTTCCTATAATCAATCTGATTTCTAATAGAATTAAGAGCGGTATTGCGAACAGAAAAAAAAGAGTGAACACCTGGAATATTCTTCTCGTTAAATTCAGCTTTTTATAAATATGTCCGGAGAATATTTTCATAACTTTTAATCAGATAATTTGATTTGAGCTTTTAACAACAATGGCCGATCCTTCAACGGGGCATACTTTTTCGCAAATACCGCAGCCGATGCATTTA
This Melioribacteraceae bacterium DNA region includes the following protein-coding sequences:
- a CDS encoding twin-arginine translocase TatA/TatE family subunit, which translates into the protein MFGAIGLTEILIILFIMILFFGGRKIPELAKGFADGIRSFKRGLKEE
- a CDS encoding 4Fe-4S binding protein; protein product: MKIFSGHIYKKLNLTRRIFQVFTLFFLFAIPLLILLEIRLIIGNLYSITILGLEISDPSMLLQNILLSQSFYVPLLISAIIPVVIAAVFGRVFCSWACPYNSILEFFDKLYNSILKRFLVKKNKSDEGINPRPSIYWAIYILLTSTALLIGLPLFTFLSAPGIISSQIAEGIIGSGLGLELVLVFIILTSEVISRKRIWCKYICPVGATLALFRTKYTLRIVHDKLKCDCGGNIDPCQNSCPYNLKPKDGNIYPYCTNCGLCIKTCEKTGKGSLSFSFGNRKKLKM